In Dysidea avara chromosome 6, odDysAvar1.4, whole genome shotgun sequence, the genomic stretch ACAATGCAAGTTGTTAATATGCAGTAGTGGATCAATGGCTTCATGTTGAATCACCCGTAATTCAAACTTTTAATAGGGTCCAATTGCCCAAAAGCTATCCGTTATTGGAGCAATTTACCCACTGAGACTATTAGAACCACATCTCTGCAAGCACTAGGACTATATAAACAGTGTTGTAAAACAGTTTTGATCTTGGTCTTGTCACATATCATTAGTATTTCAGAAAAGGCCACTGTATTCTGCTAACATAAATGGAACGCCCCTGTTATATCTGTAGTCAGACTTGAGTGTACTACTATTAATGTACCTCAATTATCTGTACACAATCCTtctgtacatatacacactttGAAGTGAATCTCCCTTGAACTATGATACCATTTACATTTTATTGCTTAGGTAGACCTACATATGATATCTTAGTAGTAGCTAATTTAAGTCATCAATAAGCTTATAACTCCCACTAATTCATACTCCGAAAGTgttacacacaatacacatttATATAGTCACAATGAGAGAACTATAAAAGATTAAAAGTTACTAAAATAAGTATCAAGTACAAATCAAAGTCTACAACACCACACTAGTATCATACGCATGGTACAATAAAGTTATAAGAAATATAATAAGTACACATATCAGTCATGGTAGTGGAATACATACCATAGTCAGATTCAGTTAACGTGGAATTAATCTTAGTTTTACTCCATGTTTGGGAGAAATTGATATTCCATCATAATCAAACTCAATATTGGTATCGTTTGCTAAATCAAGCCTGTACTTTCTCAACATTGAAACTAAGCCCATTTTTATATTGAATAAACCCAATCTTTTTCCTAGACATAATCTGGGTCCAGTACCAAAGCTCAGAAAGCCTTTCGTATTATTAAATTATTTGGGTCAAATCTTTCTGGGTCAAATGCATCTGGAttagaccaataatctggatTAAAGTTTATATGATGTATAGGAACAGAAACAAGAGTACCTTTTGGTATTACCAGATTATTATTTACGGCGCATGGATCAACACACAGGCGGTGAAGATTTTTTGCAGGAAAATAGTATCGCAGTGCTTCCAACACAACCATTTCAAGGTAAGGAATATTTTTAACAGCTTCATATAAACTTGTATCAGAATTCTCAGAAAAATATTTATCAATTTCATCAAAAGCTTTCTCTTGAACTTTGTGGTTAGTTGCTAAACAATAACAAGTCAGACTAATAGCATACCTAGTGGTTTCATTGCCCGCAAACAAGAAAACCATTGCATTGGCATCAACCTCTAGCTTACTAAATGCCACATCATCTTTGCTCGCTTCATCATCCATCAAGTCTATCATTCCTTGAAGCACATCTGCTCTTTTAGTTTTATTCATACACCTCTCATCAACCATCATTACAGCTACTTTCCTCACGTAATACCAACTTTGCCCAAGTGGTGATCTCCTTAGTAATGCTCGAAGCACCCAGATTGTCCAACGAGCATGTGATAATATTGTAGACACGCCTATCCTTCCCCATTTGGAATTCTTAGCTCCCAGCATACCAAGACATTCTGATAATCGTTTACCCTCATCTGATTGACTGTCCAAATCACGCCCAAAAGCTATCGTCAATATAGCCTCCATTGCATAATCACCAAACAACTTGTAAGCATCTATCGTATCATTATCATGAAGAAGCTCGTCCAGTCTTTTCGTCATTCTTGTACAGCAAAAAACATCCACCAGTGGACCCATTTGCATCACCTTCTTGCTAGAGAACAAAGGTGACAACATTCTGTGCATCCTCTTCCATTCACGAGTTGCAAGAGCAACTGATTTCGCTTGTTCTTCACGAAAGACAATAGGTTCATTAGTTCTCTCAAGAAAGTGACCAGCTTTGTTTACAAA encodes the following:
- the LOC136258651 gene encoding cytochrome P450 3A21-like, encoding MECTKHGPTYLYFIGIQPVIFTQDVDIVHSVFVNKAGHFLERTNEPIVFREEQAKSVALATREWKRMHRMLSPLFSSKKVMQMGPLVDVFCCTRMTKRLDELLHDNDTIDAYKLFGDYAMEAILTIAFGRDLDSQSDEGKRLSECLGMLGAKNSKWGRIGVSTILSHARWTIWVLRALLRRSPLGQSWYYVRKVAVMMVDERCMNKTKRADVLQGMIDLMDDEASKDDVAFSKLEVDANAMVFLFAGNETTRYAISLTCYCLATNHKVQEKAFDEIDKYFSENSDTSLYEAVKNIPYLEMVVLEALRYYFPAKNLHRLCVDPCAVNNNLVIPKGTLVSVPIHHINFNPDYWSNPDAFDPERFDPNNLIIRKAF